The proteins below are encoded in one region of Pseudomonas helmanticensis:
- the thiO gene encoding glycine oxidase ThiO: MTRQQQVVIVGGGVIGLLTAYNLASEVRSVVLLDRANLGQESSWAGGGIVSPLYPWRYSPAVTALAHWSQDFYPQLGERLFADTGVDPEVHTTGLYWLDLDDEAEALAWAEREGRPLRAVDISAAHDAVPVLGGGFSRAIYMADVANVRNPRLVKSLKAALQALPNVTIHEQCEVSGFVREDERIVGVETSQGVINGDQIVLTAGAWSGDLLKTLSLTLPVEPVKGQMILYKCAADFLPSMVLAKGRYAIPRRDGHILIGSTLEHEGYDKTPTDVALESLKASAVELLPALAHAEVVGHWAGLRPGSPEGIPYIGRVPGFEGLWLNCGHYRNGLVLAPASCQLFADVMLGRAPIIDPAPYAPAGRI, from the coding sequence ATGACCAGGCAACAGCAAGTGGTGATTGTCGGTGGCGGGGTGATTGGCCTGCTGACCGCTTACAACCTCGCCTCCGAAGTGCGCAGCGTGGTGCTGCTGGATCGCGCGAACCTCGGCCAGGAATCCTCCTGGGCGGGCGGCGGTATCGTTTCGCCGTTGTATCCGTGGCGCTATAGCCCGGCGGTCACCGCACTGGCGCACTGGTCGCAGGATTTTTATCCACAGCTCGGCGAGCGTCTGTTCGCCGATACCGGCGTCGATCCTGAAGTGCACACCACTGGCCTGTATTGGCTGGATCTGGATGATGAAGCCGAAGCGTTGGCCTGGGCTGAGCGCGAAGGCCGTCCGCTGCGGGCTGTGGATATCTCGGCGGCGCACGATGCGGTGCCGGTGCTAGGTGGTGGATTTTCACGGGCGATCTACATGGCTGATGTGGCCAACGTGCGCAATCCGCGTCTGGTGAAATCGCTGAAAGCGGCGTTGCAGGCACTGCCGAACGTGACGATTCACGAACAGTGCGAAGTCAGCGGATTTGTTCGCGAGGACGAGCGGATTGTCGGCGTCGAGACGTCTCAAGGCGTGATCAACGGCGATCAGATCGTGCTGACGGCGGGTGCGTGGAGCGGCGACCTGCTCAAGACCCTGAGCCTGACGTTGCCGGTCGAACCGGTCAAAGGCCAGATGATTCTCTACAAATGTGCAGCGGACTTTTTGCCGAGCATGGTATTGGCCAAAGGTCGTTATGCGATTCCGCGTCGCGACGGCCATATCCTGATTGGCAGCACGCTGGAGCACGAAGGCTACGACAAGACGCCGACCGATGTGGCGCTGGAAAGCCTCAAGGCTTCGGCAGTGGAGTTGCTGCCGGCGCTGGCGCATGCCGAGGTGGTGGGCCACTGGGCGGGATTGCGTCCGGGGTCGCCGGAAGGGATTCCGTACATTGGCCGGGTGCCGGGGTTTGAGGGGTTGTGGCTGAACTGCGGGCATTACCGCAATGGGCTGGTGCTGGCGCCGGCGTCGTGCCAGTTGTTTGCCGATGTGATGCTCGGACGTGCGCCGATTATTGATCCGGCGCCGTATGCACCGGCTGGTCGGATCTGA
- a CDS encoding type IV pilin protein — protein sequence MRRSNRGFTLIEIMIVIAIIGIVMTIAAPSFTEYLKKGRRAEVVSLLSEQAQTLERFYTKNSVYTGVTGLSTGNDFYTITPTIADQTFLLTATRKAGTSMATDKCGDFTLTNTGVRSMNNATTGLATKDCWGR from the coding sequence ATGCGTAGAAGCAACCGCGGTTTTACCCTGATCGAAATCATGATCGTGATTGCGATCATCGGCATTGTCATGACCATCGCCGCCCCGAGCTTTACCGAATACCTGAAAAAGGGCCGCCGTGCCGAAGTGGTGTCGCTGCTGTCCGAGCAGGCGCAGACCCTTGAACGTTTCTATACCAAGAACAGTGTCTACACCGGCGTCACCGGTCTGAGTACGGGCAATGATTTCTACACCATTACTCCGACCATCGCTGATCAGACCTTCCTGCTGACCGCCACCCGCAAGGCGGGTACGTCCATGGCCACCGACAAGTGCGGGGATTTCACCCTGACCAATACCGGTGTCAGGAGCATGAACAACGCGACCACCGGGCTTGCCACCAAGGATTGCTGGGGCCGCTGA
- a CDS encoding pilus assembly protein, with product MRSIKRCRSLLIGMLLSFYLAAPAYAFTPSDSPLLSAAAVPPNVMLLIDDSGSMNSIIYAAGFDPTVDRTPARQCNALLGLCLSSTTITGDPIFLSSLPTAGCSGGAYAFYNNSLAPLCLKLPDPVGSGNTRYTGDYISYVVSLAINNGTRDFTTGAIPNDYRINVARNVSTALVTSNRTLRMGLSTFNPVTSNNSGNGGYIARAISDLSPVSGSVTQAQADTNYNALISSINALSAVANTPLAETYYEITRYMRGMAPYYNSTPTTYTSPIQYRCQKNYGVVITDGLPTFDRTFPTNDPLGGSRLPNWDGINNDGNNLNGDNEGDTLYLDDIAKFAFDIDMRWTGTDAAGKSWNAVDFPKQNMNTYTVGFTAANDMLSDAASYGQGKYYQATDSTGLNAALSSALSDITSKAGSGGSGVTSGTTLASGTSYFQTSYDPKDWRGTIKSFGFTAAGAVNTSTTLWTTDTTIVPGATAPTYQSWNTTSNAAVTLAYGNFSATQQTTLGQSLPTGISGNDLVEWSKGTNKTGLKVRSVLLGDIINSPLVLASPSDKTASDLSGDTTYTSYLSTKAANMNASLVANANDGFVNVINSANGTRRYAYMPSSVLPSLRFIADPTYINGVSHKFLVDGQVAVYDAQLNSAWKTLAIGGTGAGGRTFYALQLFDASAGNVLRALWEVSAPTTANTANVFNDLGYAYARPEVARLADGRWAAFISNGYGSNSGVAALYVLDVRDGSLIKKIVIDSTETTNGLSSVKLKVNSSNVVQAAYGGDLKGRLWKFDLSATSTDSWGVAFSGKPLFTAAGGATQPITTQPLLADNSLGGKQIFVGTGKFNETADKTNKDLQAFYSVWDADGGSGQLTVSSLQAQAVTGVFSGTGGQFVTTTQNDTTYPAEKGWYLPLVYNNALIGERVINQASLVLGRILFTTASVDTTDPCSSFGTGKLVETDAFSGKMLNYAVLDTNGDGVVDSNDTISSGVIFTGGIPTLNAVVNGATRKIFNDSSGNITTLVEKGGGGSRRIMWRQIQ from the coding sequence ATGCGAAGTATTAAACGCTGCCGGTCACTGCTGATCGGCATGCTGCTGAGTTTTTATCTGGCAGCGCCGGCCTATGCGTTCACGCCGTCCGATTCGCCGTTGCTGAGTGCAGCAGCGGTACCACCGAACGTGATGTTGCTGATCGACGATTCAGGGAGCATGAACAGCATTATCTACGCGGCCGGTTTTGATCCGACGGTCGATCGCACGCCGGCCCGGCAATGCAACGCGTTGCTCGGGTTATGCCTGAGTTCGACAACGATTACCGGCGACCCGATATTCCTTTCCAGCCTGCCGACTGCCGGCTGCTCCGGCGGCGCCTATGCCTTCTACAACAACAGCCTCGCGCCCCTGTGCCTGAAACTGCCAGACCCGGTGGGCAGCGGTAACACCCGCTATACCGGCGATTACATCTCCTATGTGGTCAGCCTCGCCATCAACAATGGCACGCGCGATTTCACCACGGGGGCGATCCCCAACGATTACCGGATCAACGTTGCGCGTAACGTTTCCACCGCACTGGTCACCAGCAACCGCACATTGCGCATGGGCCTGTCGACGTTCAACCCGGTCACCAGCAACAACTCCGGCAATGGCGGTTACATCGCCCGGGCGATCAGCGATCTGTCACCGGTATCCGGCAGCGTCACTCAGGCCCAGGCGGATACCAACTACAACGCGCTGATCTCATCGATCAACGCGTTGAGCGCCGTGGCCAACACGCCGTTGGCGGAAACCTATTACGAGATCACCCGCTACATGCGCGGCATGGCGCCGTACTACAACAGCACGCCAACAACCTACACCAGCCCGATCCAGTATCGCTGCCAGAAAAACTACGGCGTGGTGATCACCGACGGCTTACCCACCTTCGACCGAACCTTCCCGACCAACGATCCGCTGGGCGGCAGTCGTCTACCGAACTGGGATGGCATCAACAATGACGGCAACAACCTCAATGGCGACAACGAAGGCGACACGCTGTATCTGGACGACATCGCCAAGTTCGCGTTCGACATCGACATGCGTTGGACCGGCACCGATGCCGCCGGCAAGAGCTGGAACGCAGTGGATTTTCCCAAGCAGAACATGAACACCTACACCGTGGGCTTCACCGCTGCCAATGACATGCTCTCGGATGCCGCCAGTTACGGACAGGGCAAGTATTACCAGGCGACCGACAGCACTGGACTCAACGCCGCGTTGTCGTCCGCCTTGAGTGATATCACCTCCAAGGCCGGTTCCGGCGGCAGTGGCGTCACCAGCGGCACCACGCTCGCCAGCGGCACCAGCTATTTTCAGACCAGCTACGACCCCAAGGACTGGCGCGGCACGATCAAGTCATTCGGCTTCACTGCGGCCGGTGCGGTGAATACGTCGACGACACTCTGGACCACTGATACGACCATCGTTCCGGGCGCCACCGCACCGACCTATCAATCGTGGAACACCACCAGCAACGCTGCAGTAACCCTGGCCTACGGCAACTTTTCCGCCACTCAGCAGACCACGCTCGGTCAGAGTCTGCCCACCGGCATCAGCGGCAATGATCTGGTGGAGTGGAGCAAAGGCACCAACAAGACCGGGCTCAAGGTGCGCAGCGTGCTGCTCGGCGACATCATCAACTCGCCGTTGGTACTGGCGTCGCCTTCTGACAAGACCGCCTCTGACCTGTCGGGCGATACGACTTACACCTCCTACCTGAGCACCAAAGCGGCAAACATGAATGCCAGTCTGGTGGCGAACGCCAACGACGGCTTCGTCAACGTCATCAACTCGGCCAACGGCACCCGGCGTTATGCCTACATGCCTTCCAGTGTGTTGCCGTCGTTGCGTTTTATCGCCGATCCAACTTACATCAACGGTGTCAGCCACAAGTTTCTGGTAGATGGGCAGGTCGCCGTGTATGACGCCCAACTCAACAGCGCATGGAAAACCCTTGCTATCGGCGGTACGGGGGCAGGGGGCAGGACGTTCTATGCACTGCAATTGTTCGACGCCTCGGCGGGCAACGTTTTGCGCGCGTTGTGGGAGGTCAGTGCACCCACGACCGCCAACACTGCCAATGTGTTTAATGATCTGGGTTATGCCTATGCCCGCCCGGAAGTGGCACGCTTGGCCGATGGTCGCTGGGCGGCGTTCATTTCCAACGGTTACGGCAGCAACTCCGGAGTGGCAGCGCTGTATGTCCTGGATGTACGCGACGGTTCGCTGATCAAGAAAATCGTTATCGACAGCACGGAAACCACCAACGGCTTGTCCTCGGTAAAGCTCAAGGTCAACTCCTCGAACGTGGTCCAGGCCGCCTATGGCGGCGACTTGAAAGGGCGGCTGTGGAAGTTCGATCTGAGCGCGACGTCCACCGATAGCTGGGGCGTAGCGTTTTCCGGGAAGCCGTTGTTCACCGCGGCGGGCGGCGCAACTCAGCCGATCACCACGCAGCCGTTGCTGGCGGATAACTCATTGGGCGGCAAACAGATCTTTGTCGGAACCGGCAAGTTCAACGAAACGGCCGACAAGACCAACAAGGATTTGCAGGCGTTCTATTCGGTGTGGGATGCCGATGGTGGTTCGGGGCAACTCACCGTCAGCAGTTTGCAGGCGCAGGCGGTCACGGGCGTGTTCTCGGGGACTGGTGGTCAGTTCGTCACTACCACGCAAAACGACACAACGTACCCTGCAGAAAAGGGCTGGTACCTGCCGTTGGTGTATAACAACGCGTTGATCGGTGAGCGGGTGATCAATCAGGCCAGCCTGGTTCTGGGACGTATCCTCTTCACCACGGCGAGTGTGGATACCACCGATCCCTGTTCGAGTTTTGGCACGGGCAAACTGGTCGAAACCGATGCATTCAGCGGTAAGATGCTCAACTATGCAGTGCTCGATACCAACGGCGATGGCGTGGTCGACAGCAACGACACGATTTCCAGTGGTGTGATATTCACGGGTGGCATCCCGACCCTGAACGCTGTCGTCAACGGCGCGACGCGCAAGATTTTCAACGATTCCAGCGGCAACATCACCACCTTGGTGGAAAAGGGCGGCGGCGGTAGCCGTCGTATCATGTGGCGACAAATACAGTAA
- a CDS encoding pilus assembly PilX family protein produces the protein MRRSLHRRQAQRGMILLVTLVFLLLLTVIGLSSMQSANLQEKMAGSVSLRNQSFQTAEAALRVGESAVQLDNYTLAVCSGTTQCAPPAESSVVSAAGLNSTSGVTWIAAGNGFYGVQNIGTTLTAVNVPSNTSATLYRVTAVGIAGTSRSVVESVYAKY, from the coding sequence ATGAGGCGCTCTCTGCACAGGCGTCAGGCGCAGCGCGGGATGATATTGCTGGTCACGCTGGTGTTCCTGTTGTTGCTCACGGTGATCGGCCTGTCGTCGATGCAAAGCGCCAATCTGCAGGAAAAGATGGCTGGTAGCGTGAGCCTGCGCAATCAATCGTTCCAGACCGCCGAGGCGGCGTTGCGCGTAGGTGAAAGTGCGGTGCAACTGGACAACTACACGCTGGCGGTGTGCAGCGGCACCACGCAATGTGCGCCACCGGCGGAATCGTCAGTGGTCAGCGCTGCGGGGCTCAACTCGACGTCCGGCGTCACCTGGATCGCTGCCGGCAACGGCTTTTACGGGGTACAGAACATCGGCACGACCCTTACCGCCGTGAACGTGCCGAGCAATACCTCGGCGACCTTGTATCGAGTGACCGCTGTCGGCATCGCCGGCACTTCGCGTAGCGTTGTGGAGAGTGTTTATGCGAAGTATTAA
- a CDS encoding PilW family protein, translating into MNRHARGFGLIELLIALALGLIVVLGVVQTFIAAKNTYVSQNSAAAMQEDARFLLSKMIQEIRMVGMFGCLGTITDSSTAGDFNAAQITPISWDNANLKLTLVTADVGGSGGTPTWTVVSDCRNTSTAYTGLRSPATGQIAFPIRRLLYSFSNNQILMGTGSGTPTQQVLINNVSAFTVTFGLASSATDVAASTYSANPSDPARIRSVRLSLTLTDPNSRVAAQTFNVVAALRNRLQ; encoded by the coding sequence ATGAACCGTCATGCGCGTGGTTTCGGCCTGATCGAGTTGCTGATTGCTTTGGCGCTGGGGCTGATTGTGGTGCTCGGCGTGGTGCAGACGTTCATCGCTGCAAAAAACACCTATGTCAGCCAGAACAGCGCCGCTGCGATGCAGGAAGACGCGCGTTTCCTGCTGAGTAAAATGATCCAGGAAATTCGCATGGTGGGGATGTTCGGTTGCCTTGGCACTATCACCGATTCGAGTACGGCGGGGGATTTCAACGCCGCGCAAATCACCCCGATCAGTTGGGACAATGCCAACCTTAAACTGACGCTGGTGACGGCGGATGTCGGTGGCAGCGGCGGCACGCCGACCTGGACGGTGGTTTCCGATTGCCGTAACACCTCGACCGCTTACACCGGTTTGCGCAGCCCGGCGACCGGGCAAATCGCCTTCCCGATCCGGCGTCTGCTCTACAGTTTCAGCAACAACCAGATCCTGATGGGCACTGGCAGCGGCACGCCGACCCAGCAGGTACTGATCAACAACGTCAGCGCTTTCACCGTGACCTTCGGCCTGGCCAGTTCGGCGACCGATGTGGCAGCTTCGACCTACAGCGCCAACCCCAGTGATCCGGCGCGCATTCGCAGTGTGCGCCTGAGCCTGACCCTCACCGACCCCAACAGCCGGGTCGCCGCGCAAACCTTCAACGTGGTTGCCGCTTTGCGCAACCGTCTGCAATGA
- the pilV gene encoding type IV pilus modification protein PilV yields the protein MRAGSKHAQEGMTLIEVLVALLILTVGLLGAAAVQLNALKYTDSSRMTSQASFIAYDMMDRIRANSGADYTVTPPTSGNLSVARDQDLYDFTSNIVNFGGPTATGSITLNQRVYTITITWSDARAANTASAPRSFVLSSRAAVDPVATP from the coding sequence ATGAGGGCAGGGAGCAAGCACGCACAGGAGGGCATGACGCTGATCGAGGTGCTGGTCGCGTTGTTGATCCTGACGGTAGGGCTGTTGGGCGCGGCGGCGGTGCAACTGAATGCGCTGAAGTACACCGACAGTTCGCGCATGACCAGTCAGGCCAGTTTCATCGCCTACGACATGATGGACCGCATCCGTGCCAACTCCGGTGCCGACTACACCGTCACGCCACCGACCTCGGGCAACCTCAGTGTTGCGCGGGATCAGGACCTCTACGACTTCACCAGCAACATCGTCAACTTCGGTGGCCCGACCGCCACGGGCAGCATCACCCTCAATCAACGCGTGTACACCATCACCATTACCTGGAGTGATGCGCGCGCAGCCAACACCGCCAGTGCCCCGCGCAGTTTCGTGCTGAGCAGCCGTGCCGCGGTTGATCCGGTGGCGACGCCATGA
- a CDS encoding GspH/FimT family pseudopilin, whose product MDLRTKGFTLVELLAAIAIFVILVTLAVPAFTSSIQRSKADTEVGDLQRAISFTRLEAIDRGTTLRLRPTAGGSVWTGELSVYDSTGTPANVLRVVPAMSSGATLTLTSGVTALDFNNLGGLAAPSTAVVISYMLGTQSRTLNVCLNGRIQLGGSCG is encoded by the coding sequence ATGGATCTTCGTACAAAAGGTTTCACGCTGGTCGAGTTGCTGGCCGCGATTGCTATCTTCGTGATCCTTGTCACCCTGGCGGTGCCGGCGTTCACCAGTTCCATTCAGCGCAGCAAGGCCGATACCGAGGTGGGCGACCTGCAACGCGCAATCAGTTTCACCAGGCTCGAAGCGATTGATCGCGGCACCACCTTGCGCCTGCGCCCGACGGCGGGGGGCAGCGTCTGGACCGGTGAATTGTCGGTCTACGACAGTACTGGCACGCCGGCCAATGTATTGCGGGTTGTTCCAGCGATGAGCAGCGGCGCCACTCTGACGCTAACCTCTGGGGTGACTGCGCTGGATTTCAATAACCTCGGCGGTCTGGCGGCACCTTCGACGGCGGTGGTCATCAGTTACATGCTGGGAACGCAAAGCAGGACGCTGAACGTGTGTCTGAACGGACGAATTCAATTGGGTGGAAGTTGCGGATGA
- a CDS encoding GspH/FimT family pseudopilin, whose translation MSQQGFSLIELLMGLAIGAIVLLLVSPAFATLKASSHREVAAQSLLDGIRNARSMAITHNQSVVIHGINGDWSQGWRIILDISGKGPQDASNPLLREHASDAQVPVVGNWAVSRYVRFSSLGQPLMPERAFQAGTLHICSAHEPVSQLQVVLAATGRVRLSSVKTVQALCQKAERVKSNGRAAL comes from the coding sequence ATGTCGCAACAGGGTTTCAGCCTGATCGAACTGCTTATGGGACTGGCGATTGGCGCAATTGTTCTGCTGCTGGTCAGTCCGGCATTTGCCACGCTCAAGGCATCCAGCCATCGGGAGGTGGCTGCGCAGTCGTTGCTCGACGGTATTCGCAACGCCCGATCGATGGCGATCACACACAATCAGAGCGTGGTGATCCATGGCATCAACGGCGACTGGAGCCAAGGCTGGCGGATCATTCTGGATATCAGCGGCAAGGGGCCGCAAGACGCGAGCAATCCGTTATTGCGCGAGCACGCCAGTGATGCGCAGGTGCCAGTGGTGGGCAATTGGGCAGTGAGCCGATATGTGCGGTTCAGCAGTCTGGGGCAACCACTGATGCCCGAGCGGGCATTTCAGGCAGGGACGCTACATATTTGCTCGGCTCACGAGCCGGTCAGCCAGCTCCAGGTGGTGCTGGCTGCGACCGGTCGTGTGCGCCTGAGCAGTGTGAAAACCGTGCAGGCGCTGTGTCAGAAAGCCGAAAGGGTCAAATCGAACGGACGCGCAGCTCTTTAG
- the ispH gene encoding 4-hydroxy-3-methylbut-2-enyl diphosphate reductase: MQIKLANPRGFCAGVDRAIEIVNRALEVFGPPIYVRHEVVHNKFVVEDLRSRGAIFVEELDQVPDDVIVIFSAHGVSQAVRTEAAGRGLKVFDATCPLVTKVHIEVAKYSRDGRECILIGHAGHPEVEGTMGQYDASNGGAIYLVEDEKDVAALQVHNPEKLAFVTQTTLSMDDTSRVIDALRTRFPAIGGPRKDDICYATQNRQDAVKQLADECDVVLVVGSPNSSNSNRLRELAERMATPAYLIDGAEDLQKSWFDGVERIGITAGASAPEVLVRGVIQQLQAWGATGADELAGREENITFSMPKELRVRSI, encoded by the coding sequence ATGCAAATCAAACTCGCCAACCCCCGTGGCTTCTGCGCCGGCGTGGACCGGGCGATCGAAATCGTCAACCGCGCCCTGGAAGTCTTCGGGCCGCCGATCTACGTGCGTCATGAAGTGGTGCACAACAAGTTCGTCGTTGAAGACCTGCGCAGTCGCGGGGCGATCTTCGTCGAAGAGCTGGATCAGGTGCCGGACGACGTCATCGTCATCTTCAGTGCCCATGGCGTCTCCCAAGCCGTACGCACCGAAGCCGCCGGTCGTGGCCTGAAAGTGTTCGACGCAACGTGCCCGCTGGTGACCAAGGTGCACATCGAAGTGGCGAAATACAGCCGCGACGGTCGCGAGTGCATCCTGATCGGCCACGCCGGTCACCCGGAAGTCGAAGGCACCATGGGCCAATACGACGCCAGCAATGGCGGCGCGATCTACCTCGTCGAAGACGAGAAAGACGTTGCCGCGTTGCAGGTGCACAACCCGGAAAAACTGGCTTTCGTGACCCAGACCACGCTGTCGATGGACGACACCAGTCGCGTCATCGATGCCTTGCGCACGCGCTTCCCGGCCATCGGTGGCCCGCGCAAGGACGACATCTGCTACGCCACACAAAACCGTCAGGACGCGGTCAAGCAATTGGCCGACGAGTGCGACGTAGTGCTGGTGGTCGGCAGTCCGAACAGCTCCAACTCCAACCGCTTGCGTGAACTGGCCGAACGCATGGCTACGCCGGCCTATCTGATCGACGGTGCCGAAGACCTGCAGAAAAGCTGGTTCGATGGCGTTGAACGGATTGGCATCACTGCGGGTGCATCTGCGCCGGAAGTACTGGTGCGTGGCGTGATCCAGCAACTGCAAGCCTGGGGGGCGACCGGTGCCGACGAGCTGGCGGGTCGCGAAGAGAACATCACCTTCTCGATGCCTAAAGAGCTGCGCGTCCGTTCGATTTGA
- the fkpB gene encoding FKBP-type peptidyl-prolyl cis-trans isomerase: MAEQRIGQNTEVTLHFALRLENGDTVDSTFDKAPATFRVGDGNLLPGFEAALFGFKAGDKRTLTVEPENAFGQPNPQNVQIIPRSQFVDMELSAGLLVIFNDAANTELPGVVKEFDDTQVTIDFNHPLAGKTLTFDVEIISVKAL, encoded by the coding sequence TTGGCTGAGCAACGCATTGGCCAGAACACGGAAGTCACCTTGCACTTTGCATTGCGCCTGGAGAACGGCGACACCGTCGACAGCACGTTCGACAAAGCCCCGGCGACCTTCAGGGTCGGCGACGGCAACCTGTTGCCGGGTTTTGAGGCGGCGCTGTTCGGCTTCAAGGCCGGCGACAAGCGCACGCTGACCGTCGAGCCGGAAAACGCCTTCGGCCAGCCGAACCCGCAAAACGTGCAGATCATCCCGCGCTCGCAGTTCGTCGATATGGAGTTGTCAGCGGGTTTGCTGGTGATCTTCAACGATGCGGCCAATACTGAGCTGCCGGGTGTGGTGAAGGAATTCGATGACACGCAAGTGACCATCGACTTCAACCACCCGCTGGCCGGCAAGACGCTGACCTTTGACGTGGAAATCATTTCCGTCAAAGCGCTATAA
- the lspA gene encoding signal peptidase II has translation MPNAVGRFGRLSWLWLSLLVLVIDQASKFYFEGKLEMFQQIVIIPDYFSWTLAYNTGAAFSFLADSSGWQRWLFALIAIVVSAVLVVWLKRLGRNETWLAVALALVLGGALGNLYDRIALGHVIDFILVHWQNRWYFPAFNFADSAITVGAVMLALDMFKTKKTEEAVHD, from the coding sequence ATGCCTAATGCCGTTGGCCGTTTTGGACGGTTGAGCTGGCTCTGGTTGAGTTTGCTGGTTCTGGTCATTGACCAGGCCAGCAAGTTCTACTTCGAAGGCAAGCTCGAAATGTTCCAGCAGATCGTGATCATTCCCGATTACTTCAGCTGGACCCTGGCCTACAACACTGGCGCTGCGTTCAGCTTCCTGGCTGACAGCTCCGGCTGGCAGCGCTGGCTGTTCGCCCTGATCGCGATCGTGGTCAGCGCGGTGCTGGTGGTCTGGCTCAAGCGTCTGGGCCGCAACGAAACCTGGCTGGCCGTCGCTTTGGCGCTGGTGCTGGGCGGCGCGTTGGGTAATCTGTATGACCGCATTGCCCTCGGCCATGTGATCGATTTCATTCTGGTGCACTGGCAGAACCGTTGGTACTTCCCGGCGTTCAACTTCGCCGACAGCGCGATTACCGTTGGCGCGGTGATGCTGGCACTGGATATGTTCAAAACCAAGAAAACCGAAGAGGCCGTTCATGACTGA